The Bradysia coprophila strain Holo2 chromosome IV, BU_Bcop_v1, whole genome shotgun sequence genome includes a region encoding these proteins:
- the LOC119066614 gene encoding UPF0314 protein bll0647-like, with protein sequence MMKISLFRFHAILISCILFGNVGGQGEAAQDSVPDDFLQNHIPIYVAIVIGMFVLQSVVLFLMGQPFVPTTGLVCWYGDVNGPGNSQHLTDWYSFTHILHGFIFYFVAYGVRILLPVFTVNYGYLVALSTAVTWEIVENTPCVINRYRQTAVAAGYNGDSVINSICDSICCTLGYWISYVTPWWVILTLAIVEEILLAIIIRDNLMINIIQIIFSIKSISEWQARGNKTQVVSTSDTDKDVR encoded by the exons ATG ATGAAAATCTCCCTTTTCAGATTTCATGCCATTCTAATTTCCTGCATTCTATTCGGGAATGTGGGAGGACAAGGAGAGGCTGCTCAg GATTCAGTCCCTGACGACTTTCTCCAAAATCACATACCCATTTACGTTGCAATCGTAATTGGTATGTTTGTGCTGCAATCGGTCGTTCTATTTCTAATGGGTCAACCGTTTGTACCGACAACCGGTCTCGTCTGCTGGTATGGTGACGTTAATGGCCCTGGAAATTCACAACACCTAACGGACTGGTACAGTTTCACGCATATTTTGCACGGattcattttctatttcgttGCTTACGGTGTACGGATTCTACTTCCCGTTTTCACTGTCAATTACGGATATTTGGTCGCTTTGAGTACGGCCGTTACTTGGGAAATAGTCGAGAATACTCCTTGCGTAATCAATAGATACAGACAGACGGCAGTGGCTGCAGGATACAATGGTGATTCGGTGATTAATTCCATATGCGATTCCATTTGTTGTACGTTGGGATATTGGATAAGTTACGTTACACCATGGTGGGTCATTTTAACGCTGGCCATCGTCGAAGAAATTCTATTGGCCATCATTATCAGGGACAATTTAATGATTAATATCATCCAAATAATCTTCTCAATCAAAAGTATTTCGGAATGGCAGGCACGAGGCAACAAGACTCAAGTTGTGAGTACGAGCGACACTGATAAGGATGTGAGATAA
- the LOC119066615 gene encoding cytosolic beta-glucosidase-like, translated as MNLFPILIVLSLSVTVPFTNGQENSDEFLYDVFPSDFKWGFATASYQIEGAWNEDGKGLNIWDEYSHRIPTPIDDGSNGDIACDSYHKIDEDVAMLKNMGADVYRFSLSWARIFPEGTGQVNARGVQFYNTFIDRLIENGIEPMITLYHWDLPLTLQYDSAEGWPDDRIIPAFVEFADFCFNEFGDRVTKWITFNEPWVVCHQGYGIGSKAPGIRNATQSYRCAHNIIRSHAKTYRLYESKYKKQQNGLVGITLDCSWQEPKTNSALDIAAAERALVFKHGWYAGPLTWGKYPDVMREYVDAASAREGLSYSRLPQFTDEEVAEMINTMDFIGLNHYTTEYIEHQVRSGFGWEEDQYTAKSFNDTWPETSATWLRVVPWGFRKMLHWIASTYGNPEIYVTENGYADFDTSGVNDPGRVDYYRNYINEMLKAIKIDRARVTVYTAWSLMDNYEWARGYTQRFGTHYVDFKDPERPRTPKDSALLLKQIFADNGFRSAGQTIVLNSTLFSVIVSLVLYMFSL; from the exons ATGAatctttttccaattttaatagTTTTGTCTTTAAGTGTCACTGTTCCATTTACGAATGGACAGGAGAATAGTGATGAATTCTTGTATGATGTCTTTCCCTCTGACTTTAAATGGGGATTCGCCACAGCCAGTTATCAG ATTGAAGGGGCATGGAATGAAGATG GCAAAGGTCTAAATATTTGGGATGAATACAGTCATCGCATTCCCACTCCAATTGACGACGGAAGTAATGGTGATATTGCG TGTGATAGTTACCATAAGATTGACGAAGATGTGGCAATGTTAAAGAACATGGGA GCAGACGTTTATCGATTCAGTTTGTCGTGGGCTAGGATATTCCCGGAAGGAACTGGACAGGTGAACGCTAGAGGTGTTCAATTTTACAATACGTTCATTGATCGTCTAATCGAAAATGGAATTGAGCCGATGATTACGC TGTATCATTGGGACCTGCCGTTAACATTGCAGTATGATTCAGCTGAAGGATGGCCTGACGATCGAATTATCCCCGCCTTTGTTGAATTCGCTGATTTCTGTTTCAACGAATTCGGTGATCGAGTCACAAAATGGATTACATTTAACGAACCATGGGTCGTATGCCATCAGGGCTATGGAATTGGT TCCAAAGCACCTGGAATTAGAAATGCAACCCAAAGTTACCGATGCGCCCACAATATAATCCGGTCTCATGCGAAAACCTATCGCCTCTATGAGTCCAAATATAAAAAGCAACAGAATGGCTTGGTTGGTATAACATTGGACTGCAGTTGGCAAGAGCCAAAAACCAATAGTGCACTTGATATTGCCGCTGCCGAGAGGGCATTGGTATTCAAG CATGGTTGGTATGCTGGTCCCTTAACTTGGGGAAAATATCCAGATGTAATGAGAGAATATGTGGATGCAGCTAGTGCTCGAGAAGGATTGTCCTATTCACGTCTTCCACAATTTACCGACGAAGAAGTCGCCGAAATGATCAACACGATGGACTTCATTGGACTGAACCACTACACCACCGAGTACATTGAACATCAGGTGCGTTCCGGATTTGGATGGGAAGAAGATCAGTACACGGCAAAATCGTTTAACGACACCTGGCCAGAGACTTCCGCTACGTGGCTTCGAGTTGTACCGTGGGGATTCAGAAAGATGTTGCATTGGATTGCAAGTACGTACGGTAATCCGGAGATATACGTTACGGAGAATGGATACGCCGATTTTGATACGTCTGGGGTGAACGATCCGGGACGAGTTGACTACTATCGGAACTACATAAATGAGATGTTAAAGGCAATTAAGATTGATCGAGCTCGAGTAACAGTCTACACAGCTTGGAGTTTAATGGACAACTATGAGTG GGCTAGAGGATATAC ACAAAGATTTGGAACTCACTATGTCGACTTTAAAGATCCTGAACGGCCTAGAACTCCGAAAGACTCTGCGCTACTactgaagcaaatttttgCAGATAACGGCTTTAGGAGTGCCGGACAAACAATCGTTTTAAATTCGACTCTGTTTTCAGTCATCGTGTCACTGGTGCTTTATatgttttctttgtaa